TCATGGTCACTCAGGATGAGCTCAAGGATCACCCGGCGCAATCGTTCGATTTCAGGATCGTCCGTAACAACCACCATCCCTTCTTCCACGGGGGTCCGGCAGGCCGGTTCAAGTCTCCTCCGGTTTTCGATCCTGACCAGGCACAGGCGGCACACGCTCTGGGGCGAGACATCAGGGCAATGGCACAGGGTGGGGATATAGATACCTGCATCCCGGGCCGCTGTGAGGATCGTGGCACCCTCATCGGCCCTTACCGTAATTCCGTTTATGTTCAAAGAAACGCTACTCACTCTTATCACCTGAGCCTTCCATCAGACCGGTAACACATTCCACTGCATTGAACCGCTTGGGGCAGACCGCCATGCAGGTCCCGCATTTGATGCACTTACTCTGATCAATCTCGTGGACCTGCCATTTCGCACCTATAATGGCACCAACCGGACAGGCCGTCAGGCATTTCATACAGGCCTTACACCTGTAGTCCTTGATACGGTAGAAAATGAGGGACCTGCACACAAGGGCCCGGCATCGTCCTTCATGGATGTGCTCTTCATACTCTTTACGAAAATAGCGTATGGTAGATACTACGGGATTTGGGACTGTCATTCCAAGGCCGCATATGGAGGCCTGCTTGACGGCATCGGACAGTTCGAGCAGGATCTCGATATCTCCGGGCTTTCCGTCTCCTCTTGTGATATCCTGCAAGATCTTGAACATCTGCTTTGTGCCGAGCCTGCACGGAGCACACTGCCCGCAGGACTCATTCTGTGCAAAATCGAGGAAGTACCGGGCGATATTTACAATACACGTGCTCTCATCCATGACGAGCATCCCTCCGGAGCCCATGATCGACCCTACCTTGGCCAGCGATTCATACCCCACTGGCAGATCCAGGAGTTCTTCAGGGATACATCCGCCTGATGGCCCGCCGGTCTGTACCGCCTTGAAACGCTTCCCTTCCGGGATACCTCCGCCTATGTCAAAGATGATCTCGCGAAGCGTCGTGCCCATCTCCACCTCGACAAGGCCCACATTCCGGACCTTTCCCACGAGCGAGAATATCTTCGTCCCCGTATCGGTGGCAGTACCTATTTTTGAATACCACTCGCCCCCGTTCAGGGCAATCCTGGAGACGTTTACCAGTGTCTCCACGTTATTAATAACAGTAGGTTTGCCCCACAGTCCCTGTATGGCAGGGAAGGGGGGTTTTGGTCTTGGCCGGCCGCTTCTTCCTTCGATTGAGGCTATAAGCGCGGTCTCCTCTCCACATACGAATGCACCCGCGCCCTTTACGATCTTGATCTCAAAATCAAACCCGCGCCCCATGATATTGCGCCCGAGGAGCCCCAGATCAGCGGCCTGGGCAATGGCTGTGGACAGATGATGTACGGCCAGCGGATATTCAGCGCGCACGTATATGATCCCCTGAGAGGCCCCGACGGCATAACCGGCGATCATCATCCCTTCCAATATGCTGTAGGGATCGCCTTCCATGACGCTCCGGTCCATAAAGGCGCCCGGATCACCCTCATCGCCGTTACAAATGATGTATTTCTCTTTACCAGGGGCATTGCGTGCCGTTTCCCACTTGATGCCGGTCGGAAACCCGGCACCTCCTCTTCCGCGCAGACCGCTGAGCTTGATCTCTTCAATGACTCCTTCAGGGGTCATTTGAGACAGGACTTTGGCAAGGGCCCGAAAGCCGTCGACCTTTATATAATCTTCAATGATAGTAGGATCTATGATACCACAGTTTTTCAGTACAATCCTTTTCTGCTTCTTGTAAAAGGGGATGTCATTCTCATAAAGGCACTTCTGGCCGGTGACAGGGTCTTCATACAGGAGCCTTTCAACTACCCGGTCTTCAAGCAATGTCTCGGAAATGATTTCCGGCACGTCCTCTTCTGTTACGCTATTGTAGAAGATATTTTGCGGACCTATAATCACATTTGGCCCTCTCTCGCAAAACCCATGACAACCCGTCTTCTTGACCGTTATCTCATCTTCAAGCTCCTGCTCCTTGATTTCTCTGGCAAAGGCCTCTCTGACATGCTCGCTTCCGGAAGACATGCAACCGCTTCCACAGCAGACGCTGACAAGTTTGCCTGTTGTCTGCTCACCTGCAATGAGGGTCTCCCTCAGGAGTCTCAACGATTCCACGGTACCTATTCTGTAGCCTTCCATTGATGGTATCGAGATCGATTTTTCCATATCCATATTGATTCGGCACTCAACAGATTAATTTAGCAAGAATCATGTCCGGATTTTTTTATCAATCGAGGTCCTCTGTCAGTAATTTCTTGATCTTTCTTACTGTCATTCTCGAGTGGACTTCGTCATCTACAAGGACAACCGGAGCCAGGGCACATGACCCGAGGCAGGCAACCCGTTGCAGGCTGTATTTGTAATCCGGGGTCGTTTGACCTGTCTTGATCCCAAGGCAGTTTTCCGCCGTTTCCAGAATGCTACGCGCACCCAGTACATGACAGGCAGTCCCCTGGCACACGGAGACGAGATGATCACCCCGTCGCGTCAAATAGAAACGGTCATAGAACGTTGCCACGCTGAATACCTGGCTCGGCGGCAATTTCAAGAAATCCGCGACTGAAGACAGGGCGGCCTCGGGCAGATATCCAAACTCCTCCTGGACCCTCTGCAGGATGGAGATCAATCCCCCCT
Above is a genomic segment from Deltaproteobacteria bacterium containing:
- a CDS encoding NADH-quinone oxidoreductase subunit NuoE; translation: MCGWPKASFRVSVKTVDTERLNKILAVFEGEKGGLISILQRVQEEFGYLPEAALSSVADFLKLPPSQVFSVATFYDRFYLTRRGDHLVSVCQGTACHVLGARSILETAENCLGIKTGQTTPDYKYSLQRVACLGSCALAPVVLVDDEVHSRMTVRKIKKLLTEDLD
- a CDS encoding NADH-quinone oxidoreductase subunit F; protein product: MEGYRIGTVESLRLLRETLIAGEQTTGKLVSVCCGSGCMSSGSEHVREAFAREIKEQELEDEITVKKTGCHGFCERGPNVIIGPQNIFYNSVTEEDVPEIISETLLEDRVVERLLYEDPVTGQKCLYENDIPFYKKQKRIVLKNCGIIDPTIIEDYIKVDGFRALAKVLSQMTPEGVIEEIKLSGLRGRGGAGFPTGIKWETARNAPGKEKYIICNGDEGDPGAFMDRSVMEGDPYSILEGMMIAGYAVGASQGIIYVRAEYPLAVHHLSTAIAQAADLGLLGRNIMGRGFDFEIKIVKGAGAFVCGEETALIASIEGRSGRPRPKPPFPAIQGLWGKPTVINNVETLVNVSRIALNGGEWYSKIGTATDTGTKIFSLVGKVRNVGLVEVEMGTTLREIIFDIGGGIPEGKRFKAVQTGGPSGGCIPEELLDLPVGYESLAKVGSIMGSGGMLVMDESTCIVNIARYFLDFAQNESCGQCAPCRLGTKQMFKILQDITRGDGKPGDIEILLELSDAVKQASICGLGMTVPNPVVSTIRYFRKEYEEHIHEGRCRALVCRSLIFYRIKDYRCKACMKCLTACPVGAIIGAKWQVHEIDQSKCIKCGTCMAVCPKRFNAVECVTGLMEGSGDKSE